A genome region from Paradevosia shaoguanensis includes the following:
- a CDS encoding ABC transporter permease, producing MAGITGKDTVLTDYAATLASDAPKGRSLTQDALRRLYANKAAVASIFILVAIVLIAFIGPFFLPWKLDEIDWSAIRKPPDFSKGHYFGTDQNGRDMLARTLQGTQMSLIVAAVATFVSVVIGIIYGAIAGYFGGRIDAIMMRFVDIMYALPYILFVIILVVMFGRNPVLLFVGIGCLEWLTMARIVRGQTLSLKEREFVEAARAGGAKPFAIIMRHIVPNLTGPVVIYATLTIPEIIITESFLSYLGLGVQEPLTSLGTLISFGAPVVEQLPWMLFSPAVFLVLMLLCLSYLGDGLRDALDPKDR from the coding sequence ATGGCCGGGATCACTGGAAAAGACACCGTTCTCACCGACTACGCGGCAACCCTTGCCAGCGACGCGCCCAAGGGGCGTTCGCTCACGCAGGACGCGCTGCGTCGTCTCTACGCCAACAAGGCGGCCGTAGCCTCGATCTTCATTCTCGTGGCCATCGTGCTTATCGCCTTCATCGGCCCGTTCTTCCTGCCCTGGAAGCTCGACGAGATCGACTGGTCGGCCATCCGCAAACCGCCCGATTTCTCCAAGGGCCATTACTTCGGCACCGACCAGAACGGGCGCGACATGCTCGCCCGCACGCTGCAGGGCACGCAGATGTCGCTCATCGTGGCAGCCGTGGCGACCTTCGTCTCGGTGGTCATCGGCATTATCTACGGCGCTATCGCCGGCTATTTCGGCGGCCGGATCGACGCCATCATGATGCGCTTCGTCGATATCATGTACGCACTGCCCTACATCCTCTTCGTCATCATCCTGGTGGTGATGTTCGGCCGCAATCCGGTGCTGCTGTTCGTGGGCATCGGGTGCCTCGAATGGCTGACCATGGCCCGTATCGTGCGCGGCCAGACGCTCTCGCTCAAGGAGCGTGAATTCGTCGAGGCGGCAAGGGCAGGGGGCGCCAAGCCCTTTGCCATCATCATGCGCCACATCGTGCCCAATCTCACAGGCCCCGTGGTCATCTACGCCACCCTCACCATTCCCGAGATCATCATCACGGAGAGCTTCCTCTCCTATCTCGGGCTTGGCGTTCAGGAGCCGCTGACCTCGCTCGGCACGCTCATTTCCTTCGGCGCGCCGGTCGTCGAGCAGCTCCCCTGGATGCTGTTCTCGCCCGCCGTCTTCCTCGTGCTCATGCTGCTCTGCCTCTCCTATCTCGGCGACGGCCTGCGCGACGCGCTCGATCCAAAGGACAGATGA
- a CDS encoding ABC transporter permease, which translates to MFGYALRRVASAIPVVLIAITLCFFILRLAPGGPFDGERALPADALKNLRAYYNLDQPLFVQYLLYVGGVFRGDLGPSMVMTDFSVSQLMMIGLPFTLTLGFSAFIIGTAFGLVAGALAALYQNKWPDYVLVFVVLIGLIIPNFLMANLLQLLFGVYLRWLPAGGYVPGSWIHLVLPITILVLPHGGRVARLMRGSMIEVLGTNYVRTARSKGLGTRLILARHAIKPALLPVVSYLGPGLSYLLTGSLVVEQVFALPGIGKYFITAALNRDYGLVLGTTILYMFIILVLNLIVDIVYAWLDPKVRYR; encoded by the coding sequence ATGTTCGGTTACGCCTTGCGGCGTGTCGCGTCGGCTATCCCCGTCGTGCTCATCGCCATCACGCTCTGTTTCTTCATTCTCCGGCTCGCCCCGGGCGGCCCGTTCGACGGTGAACGCGCTCTGCCGGCAGATGCCCTGAAGAACCTGCGAGCCTACTACAATCTCGATCAGCCCCTGTTCGTCCAATACCTGCTCTATGTGGGCGGCGTGTTCCGTGGCGATCTCGGCCCCTCCATGGTCATGACCGATTTCTCGGTCAGCCAGCTCATGATGATCGGCCTGCCCTTCACGCTTACGCTGGGCTTTTCCGCCTTCATCATCGGTACGGCTTTCGGCCTCGTGGCGGGTGCCCTGGCGGCGCTCTACCAGAACAAGTGGCCTGACTACGTCCTGGTCTTCGTCGTTCTCATCGGCCTCATCATTCCCAATTTCCTCATGGCCAACCTGTTGCAGCTGCTCTTCGGGGTGTATCTGCGCTGGTTGCCGGCGGGCGGCTACGTGCCCGGCTCGTGGATCCACCTGGTCCTGCCCATCACCATTCTCGTGCTGCCGCATGGCGGCCGCGTCGCGCGCCTGATGCGCGGCTCGATGATCGAGGTGCTGGGTACGAACTATGTGCGCACCGCGCGCTCCAAGGGCCTTGGTACGCGCCTCATCCTCGCCCGACACGCCATCAAGCCGGCGCTGCTACCGGTGGTCTCCTATCTGGGGCCGGGCCTTTCCTACCTCCTCACCGGCTCGCTGGTGGTGGAGCAGGTCTTCGCCCTGCCGGGGATCGGCAAGTACTTCATCACCGCCGCGCTTAACCGCGACTACGGCCTCGTGCTCGGAACCACCATTCTCTACATGTTCATCATCCTGGTGCTGAACCTGATCGTCGACATCGTCTATGCCTGGCTCGATCCCAAGGTGAGGTACCGCTGA
- a CDS encoding ABC transporter ATP-binding protein: protein MMKEVLKVQDLSVKFALHESEVTAVSDLNFTLHQGETLAVVGESGSGKSQAFLSIMGLLAKNGRASGKAMLGDVNLVGLTPDQLDVYRGRDIAMIFQDPMTSLNPSLKIKTQLAEVLVKHQGYDKGKAVRAAIEMLERVGIPEPAKRAETYPHALSGGMRQRVMIAMALLCKPKILIADEPTTALDVTVQAQMLELFSNLTTEFGTALVLITHDLGVVAGVADKVMVMYGGRCIEKGDTETLFYDPRHPYTFGLLNSTPHIERREQRLKPIEGLPPSLEHLPKGCAFHPRCAFRFAECLDRRPPLVEEEGGRERACFYHGPLQLSEHVA, encoded by the coding sequence ATGATGAAAGAGGTACTCAAGGTCCAAGACCTCTCGGTCAAGTTCGCCCTCCACGAGAGCGAGGTGACTGCCGTTTCCGATCTCAACTTCACCCTCCACCAGGGCGAAACCCTCGCCGTGGTGGGCGAAAGCGGCTCGGGCAAGAGCCAGGCATTCCTCTCGATCATGGGGCTGCTCGCCAAGAACGGCCGCGCCTCCGGCAAGGCCATGCTTGGAGACGTCAACCTGGTGGGGCTCACGCCCGACCAGCTCGACGTCTATCGCGGGCGCGACATCGCCATGATCTTCCAGGATCCGATGACCTCGCTCAATCCGAGCCTCAAGATCAAGACGCAGCTCGCGGAGGTGCTGGTCAAGCATCAGGGGTACGACAAAGGCAAGGCGGTTCGTGCTGCCATCGAGATGCTCGAACGCGTCGGCATCCCTGAGCCCGCCAAGCGCGCCGAGACCTATCCGCATGCGCTTTCCGGCGGCATGCGCCAGCGCGTGATGATTGCCATGGCACTGCTCTGCAAGCCCAAGATCCTGATCGCGGACGAGCCGACCACGGCGCTCGACGTGACGGTGCAGGCGCAGATGCTGGAGCTCTTCAGCAATCTCACCACCGAGTTCGGTACCGCGCTCGTCCTCATCACCCACGATCTGGGCGTGGTGGCGGGCGTCGCCGACAAGGTGATGGTGATGTATGGCGGGCGCTGCATCGAGAAGGGCGACACCGAGACGCTGTTCTACGATCCGCGTCATCCCTATACGTTCGGCCTCCTCAACTCGACGCCGCATATCGAGCGGCGCGAGCAGCGACTCAAGCCGATCGAGGGGTTGCCGCCGAGCCTGGAACACCTGCCCAAGGGCTGCGCGTTCCATCCCCGCTGCGCCTTCCGCTTTGCCGAATGCCTCGACCGGCGCCCGCCGCTGGTGGAGGAGGAGGGTGGGCGTGAACGCGCCTGCTTCTACCATGGCCCCCTGCAGCTTTCGGAGCATGTGGCATGA